The genomic window TGATCTATATTGGTATACAAGTGAACATTATTTTCAAGCCCAAAAGTTTGCAGGTACATTTCATTTAGAACAAATTCGCCTAGCCATAACGCCTAAAGAAGCTGCAAAAATGGGACGAGAAAGAAAACGTCCTTTGCGCCATGATTGGGAAAGTGTAAAAGATAGCGTGATGAAGAAAGCGGTGTTAAGAAAATTTGCAACTCATGCAGATATCAGAGAAATCCTACTTTCTACAGCTAATGAAGAAATAGTTGAAAATTCACCCATTGACTATTACTGGGGTTGTGGGGCTGATGGTAGTGGTAAAAATATGTTGGGTGTAATTTTAATGGAAGTCAGAGAGCTATTACGCACCATAGATAAAACTTAAGTTAAAAAGGTAATGGTAAATAAGTTGGCTTGAATATTTATTGTTTAATGTTGCCAACGATTAAAATCGTTACAATAAGGAAAGTAATCTCAGCGTGTAAAATTAATATCTATTAATTGATAGCCAGTCAGCTTGTTCTCAGCAGCATACCAGTGACTGTAGTTAACTTTTAATCTTATCTAAATATACTCACTTAGATCCATACCAATTATATTCTTATAGAATATCTTGCAAGTAGTCCTTTATAGGAGAAAAGAGATTATGTCTGTGTCCATCAAAGAAAAGAAATATTGTAAATGGTTTTGGGATGAATCCCTTGGTGGTGACTTTGACACTTGGGGAACTAGTACCTACTTTATTGAATTAACGTTAGTAGGTAATGATTTATGTCCTACCAGACAGATAGAGGTTTACGAAAATGGCAACGTCTTGTTTTATGACGACAACCATTTTGCCGATAATTATGGGATGTTAAGCGATAAACCCTTAGAAAAGAAGGATTTACAGGAATTTGGTATTAGTAAAGCAGAGTTTGAATTAGTGTGGAGTACAAACACACCCATGAACAGATGAATCCGCCTAAATGAAGCTGGTGAAGTTAGCTTGACTGTAGCTGGATTGATTCTGAGAAATCAGAGACAGCCTAATTCACCAGCTAGTACCGTTACGCAGAAGTCATAGACGCGAAAGTGGTAAAGTCCAACTGCGTTTAGCAGTCCAATGGCGATCGCTTGATTGATAAACCTGCAATCCAACTAAATCTGCTGCTACAATCAACTCATTCACTTCATCTATTGTCAGTGCTGCCAGCAGAGAGTCACGAAATAATTTCTTTTGGTGGTCGTCGTATTCCTTCCCAATACTTTCAACTAAAGCATTCGTTGTCACTACATCCTGTGGACGGATTAAATCCCGTAAAAAAATACCACCATGAGGTTTCAAAACACGCTTTAATTCTTTGAAAAACGGTAAGGGATTGGGCAAGTGATGGACAAGGCTATTTGAAATAACCAAATCAAAGCTACCATCCT from Nostoc sp. UHCC 0870 includes these protein-coding regions:
- a CDS encoding NADAR family protein, which codes for MTIYFYTAREQYGCFSNFSLHGFMLDDLYWYTSEHYFQAQKFAGTFHLEQIRLAITPKEAAKMGRERKRPLRHDWESVKDSVMKKAVLRKFATHADIREILLSTANEEIVENSPIDYYWGCGADGSGKNMLGVILMEVRELLRTIDKT
- a CDS encoding class I SAM-dependent methyltransferase: MHRQLEPEVMDSWEEAIEYDAMDFTEVNTAFVEEVLTLGLLEEGLVLDAGTGTGRIPVLMCQMRPQWQIIAIDMAKNMLQIAAHHVQEAGLQEKISLELVDAKNLPYEDGSFDLVISNSLVHHLPNPLPFFKELKRVLKPHGGIFLRDLIRPQDVVTTNALVESIGKEYDDHQKKLFRDSLLAALTIDEVNELIVAADLVGLQVYQSSDRHWTAKRSWTLPLSRL